One genomic segment of Ignavibacteriales bacterium includes these proteins:
- a CDS encoding sodium:solute symporter, giving the protein MNLTWIDWSIVLALLILMLGMVLISKRLVKSVTDFLAAGRTGGRYVISMFQGTAALGAITVVGALEMNYVAGFNLRWWEMWTAVILVGMSVLGWVVYRFRQTRALTMAQFFEIRYSRKFRIFAGLLAFVSGVINLGIFPAVSARFFIYFCGLPDYINILGIPVSMFAVVMLIVIFIPIYFIFSGGQIAVMFTDFIQGVFVNIVFVLIVIALMMQVNWTQISDALTSAPPDSSLINPFNSSNVKDFNFWYFFIGMLGLIYTKLSWQGNQAFNVSAKSAHEAKMADVLTNWRLIPQWGLFLVFVPVVAYTVFHHVDFKRIIDSIQPALNGI; this is encoded by the coding sequence TTGAACTTAACTTGGATTGATTGGTCGATAGTACTCGCTTTACTAATACTCATGCTCGGCATGGTGCTAATCAGTAAACGACTTGTGAAAAGTGTGACAGATTTTCTTGCCGCGGGTCGAACAGGCGGCAGATATGTTATCAGCATGTTTCAAGGCACTGCGGCACTTGGTGCAATAACTGTCGTCGGTGCGCTCGAGATGAATTATGTTGCCGGTTTCAACCTGCGATGGTGGGAAATGTGGACGGCAGTTATACTCGTCGGTATGAGCGTTCTCGGCTGGGTTGTCTATCGCTTCCGGCAAACACGAGCCCTTACGATGGCTCAGTTTTTCGAAATCCGTTACAGCCGTAAGTTTCGTATTTTTGCGGGATTGCTGGCATTCGTATCAGGTGTTATTAATCTCGGTATTTTTCCTGCGGTAAGTGCACGCTTTTTTATTTACTTTTGCGGCTTGCCTGATTATATAAATATTCTCGGTATACCTGTCTCAATGTTCGCTGTTGTAATGTTGATAGTAATTTTTATTCCTATCTACTTCATTTTCTCAGGCGGACAAATCGCTGTGATGTTCACCGATTTCATTCAGGGCGTTTTTGTCAATATTGTCTTCGTGCTGATTGTGATTGCATTGATGATGCAGGTAAATTGGACCCAGATCTCAGATGCATTGACAAGCGCACCACCAGATTCGTCGCTGATTAATCCGTTCAACTCAAGTAATGTAAAAGATTTTAATTTTTGGTATTTCTTTATCGGTATGCTGGGACTTATCTACACAAAACTTTCGTGGCAGGGAAATCAGGCATTCAATGTATCTGCAAAGAGCGCTCACGAAGCGAAGATGGCTGATGTTCTTACAAACTGGCGGCTCATTCCGCAGTGGGGATTGTTTCTTGTTTTCGTTCCTGTTGTCGCATATACAGTTTTTCATCATGTTGATTTTAAAAGAATTATTGACTCTATTCAACCGGCGCTGAACGGAATAG
- a CDS encoding carbohydrate-binding family 9-like protein, giving the protein MIKYLLLILLTGVQLIAQPVTNPKIDFSPEAYVCYKTASPINIDGRIDEQNWEKTEWTETFVDIEGEYKPHPRFQTKVKMLWDEKYFYIATELEEPDVWANLTERDAVIFYDNDFEVFIDPDGDTHEYYEFEMNALNTVWDLLLIKPYRDGGPAVNAWDIKGLKSAVHIDGTVNQPYDKDKGWTIEIAFPWDVLKECAHKDLPPKSGDQWRVNFSRVEWKTDVKDGKYQKTTDPKTGKSFPEDNWVWSPQGLINMHCPEMWGFVQFSDKLAGIEAEQFKFNTDENIKWALRQIYYEEKKYFEKNHKYTDDLKELGLTDLKMDGYNVPLIQSTSNLYEVIATEVNGKAKWHISQDGRTWKD; this is encoded by the coding sequence ATGATAAAATATCTCTTATTAATACTGCTAACCGGTGTACAACTTATCGCTCAACCCGTTACGAATCCGAAAATAGATTTTTCACCCGAAGCGTATGTTTGTTATAAAACCGCCTCACCGATTAATATAGATGGTAGAATCGATGAGCAAAACTGGGAGAAAACTGAATGGACAGAAACCTTTGTTGATATTGAAGGTGAATATAAACCTCATCCACGATTTCAAACAAAAGTAAAAATGCTGTGGGATGAAAAATATTTTTACATTGCGACGGAACTTGAAGAACCCGATGTATGGGCAAACCTGACTGAGCGGGATGCGGTAATTTTCTATGACAATGATTTTGAAGTGTTCATCGATCCTGATGGTGATACTCATGAGTATTATGAATTTGAGATGAATGCACTCAACACAGTTTGGGATTTGTTGCTAATCAAGCCATACCGTGATGGCGGTCCGGCTGTTAATGCTTGGGATATAAAAGGATTGAAATCAGCAGTGCATATTGACGGTACGGTTAATCAGCCATACGACAAAGATAAAGGATGGACAATCGAAATAGCATTCCCATGGGATGTTCTGAAAGAATGCGCTCATAAAGATTTGCCGCCGAAATCAGGCGACCAGTGGCGGGTGAATTTTTCCCGAGTGGAATGGAAGACTGATGTAAAAGACGGAAAATATCAGAAAACAACCGATCCAAAAACTGGGAAATCTTTTCCAGAAGATAACTGGGTTTGGTCGCCGCAGGGATTAATCAACATGCATTGTCCGGAGATGTGGGGATTCGTTCAGTTTTCTGATAAGCTTGCCGGAATTGAAGCAGAACAATTCAAATTTAATACTGATGAAAATATTAAGTGGGCTTTGCGTCAAATCTATTATGAAGAGAAGAAATACTTCGAGAAGAATCATAAATATACAGACGATTTAAAAGAACTTGGTCTAACTGATCTCAAAATGGATGGATATAATGTTCCATTAATTCAGAGTACTTCCAATTTATACGAAGTGATTGCAACTGAGGTGAATGGCAAAGCTAAGTGGCACATCTCTCAGGATGGAAGAACCTGGAAAGACTAA
- a CDS encoding beta-N-acetylhexosaminidase produces the protein MTLKLVISIFSSLIFFSTLFSMENSISIIPKPSYIEQHDGSFTLNDSTRIIIAVKQLRQTAEMLAMRLRTATGYPFEITTSKKKSGNAIILSLDPNLKRLGKEGYQFSSTEKSVVIKSSTPAGLFYSVQTFFQLLPPEIYKGDPIRDTLLSIPCVTIEDKPRFTWRGMHLDVCRHFAPIDFVKKYIDLLASYKMNRFHWHLTEDQGWRIEIKKYPKLTEIGSKRKETMGDSTPYGGFYTQNEIKEVVKYAQDRFVTIVPEIEMPGHALAALAAYPELSCTGGPFEVETTWGVFEDVYCAGNEGTFKFLKDVLSEVIPLFPGKYFHIGGDECPKERWKKCPKCQARIKKNKLGNEHRLQSYFVQRIERFLRSKGKRLVGWDEILEGGLAPGATVMSWRGTEGGIAAAKANHDVIMSPTSHCYFDYYQANPDSEPKAIGGFLPVEKVYGFEPMPSGLKPKQAKHILGAQGNVWSEYMPNTKHVEYMVLPRMLAMSEVVWSEKSQRDFSDFMKRLQPHYQRLNYRGFNFRATK, from the coding sequence ATGACGTTAAAACTGGTCATTTCAATATTTTCAAGCTTAATATTTTTTTCAACTCTTTTTAGTATGGAAAACTCAATCTCAATCATCCCAAAACCATCGTACATTGAACAGCACGATGGCTCGTTTACGTTGAATGACAGCACGAGAATAATTATTGCAGTTAAACAGCTTCGACAAACCGCTGAAATGCTTGCCATGCGATTGCGAACCGCTACCGGATATCCTTTTGAAATCACTACATCAAAAAAGAAATCCGGAAATGCAATCATCCTCTCTCTTGATCCAAACCTGAAACGCCTCGGTAAAGAAGGATACCAATTTTCATCGACGGAGAAATCGGTTGTCATAAAATCTTCAACACCAGCAGGTCTATTTTATAGTGTGCAAACATTTTTCCAGCTTCTCCCGCCGGAAATTTATAAAGGTGATCCGATTAGAGATACACTCTTGTCAATTCCATGCGTAACTATCGAAGACAAACCACGTTTTACTTGGCGTGGAATGCATCTCGATGTCTGCAGGCACTTTGCTCCAATAGATTTCGTGAAGAAGTACATTGATCTTCTTGCATCATATAAGATGAACAGATTTCACTGGCATCTTACCGAAGATCAGGGATGGAGAATCGAAATAAAAAAATATCCGAAGTTGACAGAAATCGGATCAAAACGTAAAGAAACAATGGGCGACAGCACGCCTTACGGAGGTTTCTACACCCAAAATGAAATCAAAGAAGTGGTTAAATATGCACAAGATCGTTTTGTCACAATCGTGCCGGAGATCGAAATGCCCGGACACGCACTTGCCGCGCTTGCCGCATATCCAGAGCTTTCATGCACCGGCGGTCCGTTTGAAGTGGAAACAACATGGGGAGTTTTCGAAGATGTTTATTGTGCCGGGAACGAAGGCACATTCAAATTCTTGAAAGACGTTTTAAGTGAAGTGATTCCATTGTTTCCCGGCAAATATTTTCACATAGGCGGAGATGAATGCCCGAAGGAACGCTGGAAGAAATGTCCGAAGTGTCAGGCAAGAATTAAGAAAAATAAACTCGGCAACGAGCATAGACTGCAAAGTTATTTTGTCCAGAGGATAGAAAGATTTTTAAGATCGAAAGGGAAGCGGCTTGTCGGTTGGGATGAAATACTTGAAGGCGGTCTTGCTCCGGGTGCAACCGTTATGTCATGGCGCGGAACGGAAGGCGGGATTGCCGCTGCGAAAGCGAATCATGATGTTATAATGTCTCCGACATCGCATTGCTATTTTGATTATTATCAGGCAAATCCTGATAGTGAACCGAAAGCAATAGGTGGATTCTTACCGGTAGAGAAAGTTTATGGATTTGAACCGATGCCATCAGGGCTTAAACCGAAACAAGCCAAACATATTTTGGGCGCGCAGGGCAACGTATGGAGTGAATATATGCCCAACACAAAACATGTTGAATACATGGTTCTGCCAAGAATGCTTGCGATGAGTGAAGTGGTCTGGTCGGAAAAGTCACAGAGAGATTTTTCTGATTTCATGAAACGATTGCAGCCGCATTATCAGCGATTGAACTATCGCGGATTTAATTTCAGAGCAACCAAATAA
- a CDS encoding insulinase family protein — MKKMIGVSILLFMAIFIGNIAVAESIFPYKFVKETLPNGLTVILVPMESPGLVAYYSVVRTGSRDEVEPGKSGFAHFFEHMMFRGTKKYPGNVYDSIVTSIGADANAYTTDDYTCYHMNFAKDDLETVIDIESDRFQNLYYEKQPFQTEAGAVYGEYRKNVTQPFALLNEKVQDLAFDLHTYKHTTMGFEADIKAMPEQYEYSLSFLNRFYRPENVVILITGDVDSDGTINLIKKYYGSWQKGYVSPAIQPEPPQTKERTGEVAYTGKTLPIIDIAYKGDAFDPDNKDYVAAMLLGDIAFGENSELYKKLVIQEQKVQFLGSGIPMNRDLPLFEIYSMIKSEDDINYIRDEVFKTLESFKTNPVDDKKLKDLKKRNKYGFLMGLDTPDHVAGGLARLVAITGGIDIVDRLYTKLENITAEDIQKAAQKYFTPERRTVVVLKGAK, encoded by the coding sequence ATGAAAAAAATGATTGGAGTAAGTATATTACTCTTCATGGCAATCTTTATCGGAAACATTGCTGTGGCTGAATCTATTTTCCCTTACAAATTTGTGAAAGAAACTTTACCGAATGGTTTAACGGTAATTTTAGTGCCGATGGAAAGTCCGGGCTTGGTCGCGTACTATTCCGTTGTGCGAACAGGAAGTCGTGATGAAGTTGAGCCGGGCAAATCGGGATTCGCTCATTTCTTCGAGCATATGATGTTCCGAGGTACCAAAAAATATCCCGGAAACGTTTACGATAGCATAGTCACAAGCATCGGCGCCGATGCCAACGCCTACACGACTGACGATTACACATGTTATCACATGAACTTCGCAAAGGATGATCTGGAAACGGTAATTGATATTGAATCAGACAGATTTCAAAATTTATATTACGAAAAGCAGCCGTTCCAAACCGAAGCGGGAGCAGTATACGGCGAATACCGTAAAAATGTAACCCAACCGTTCGCTCTTCTGAACGAAAAAGTTCAAGACCTAGCGTTCGATTTGCATACTTATAAACACACAACAATGGGTTTCGAAGCTGACATCAAAGCCATGCCGGAGCAATATGAATATTCTTTATCTTTCTTAAACCGATTCTACCGACCTGAAAATGTTGTAATTCTTATTACAGGTGATGTTGATTCGGACGGAACTATAAACCTGATAAAAAAATATTACGGCTCATGGCAAAAAGGTTATGTTTCACCGGCTATCCAACCTGAACCACCGCAAACAAAAGAACGAACCGGTGAAGTAGCATACACCGGTAAAACTTTACCGATAATCGATATCGCTTACAAAGGCGACGCGTTTGATCCGGATAATAAAGATTATGTTGCCGCGATGCTGCTGGGAGACATTGCTTTCGGAGAGAACAGCGAACTTTACAAAAAGTTGGTTATTCAGGAACAGAAGGTGCAATTTCTCGGTTCGGGAATTCCGATGAACCGCGATCTGCCACTTTTCGAAATCTATTCTATGATAAAAAGTGAAGATGATATCAACTACATACGCGATGAAGTTTTTAAAACCTTAGAATCATTTAAAACTAATCCGGTCGATGATAAAAAGCTTAAAGATCTGAAAAAACGAAATAAATATGGTTTCTTAATGGGTCTGGATACACCTGATCATGTCGCCGGCGGACTTGCCAGGTTGGTCGCAATCACAGGCGGTATCGATATTGTTGATCGGTTATACACAAAACTTGAAAATATTACAGCGGAAGATATTCAAAAAGCCGCGCAAAAATATTTTACTCCCGAGCGGCGCACAGTTGTTGTTTTGAAAGGAGCCAAATAA
- a CDS encoding insulinase family protein — protein sequence MKTIFYAILSLFIITITAMTFAEQKISDKDLVLLPVKNDPTISFRIWFKVGSQNDPKGKEGLANITAQMLTDASTDKNSYEQILDKLYPFAAGYSATVNVEMTIIEGRIHKDNLVEYYPLFMDAILHPAFKQEDLDRIKSQILNYIENTLRYASDEELGKAILYNDIFAGTGYGHLTSGTIEALKSITLNDIRKFYKKYYTRNNFVIGVGGGYDVKLIDELKNNLSTLPDGIIKSPAKPRPQNINGHQFTMIEKDAPATAISMGFPINVLRGTKDWYALAIATSWLGEHRNSSSHLYQVIREARGLNYGDYAYIENFPNGGRRSVPPQNVSRSQQIFEIWIRPVPNETRHFTLRAALREFKKLVDNGMTEDQFNLTKKFLKNYVLHYAPTTMERLGYAIDDKFYNVDGSHLELFRKMMSELKHEDVNAAIKKHWQTKNIQVAVITKDAQSFKNALINDVVSPITYKTPKPESVLAEDKEIGSFPIKVKPNQVKIKKVENLFVK from the coding sequence ATGAAAACGATATTTTACGCAATCCTCTCTTTATTCATAATCACGATTACTGCCATGACTTTTGCCGAACAAAAAATATCGGATAAGGACTTAGTGCTGCTGCCTGTGAAAAACGATCCTACTATTTCCTTCCGAATCTGGTTCAAAGTCGGTTCACAAAACGATCCGAAAGGAAAAGAGGGCTTAGCCAACATTACGGCACAAATGTTGACGGATGCCTCAACCGATAAAAATAGTTACGAGCAGATACTCGACAAACTTTACCCTTTTGCCGCCGGTTACTCTGCAACGGTCAATGTGGAGATGACCATAATCGAAGGAAGAATCCATAAAGATAATCTTGTTGAATATTATCCGCTGTTCATGGATGCTATTTTGCATCCGGCATTTAAACAGGAAGATCTCGATAGAATCAAAAGTCAAATATTAAATTATATCGAGAACACTTTACGATATGCCAGTGACGAAGAATTGGGAAAAGCAATTCTTTACAACGATATATTCGCGGGAACAGGTTATGGCCATCTTACATCCGGAACAATCGAAGCATTGAAAAGTATAACTTTGAATGATATCCGGAAATTTTACAAAAAATATTACACTAGGAATAATTTCGTTATTGGAGTCGGTGGTGGATATGATGTGAAGTTGATCGATGAATTGAAAAATAATTTATCAACTCTACCGGATGGAATTATAAAATCTCCGGCTAAACCGCGACCGCAGAATATCAACGGACATCAATTCACAATGATAGAAAAAGACGCCCCGGCTACGGCAATCAGCATGGGCTTTCCGATCAATGTATTACGCGGAACAAAAGATTGGTACGCGCTTGCAATAGCAACATCGTGGTTGGGTGAGCATCGCAATTCAAGCAGTCATTTGTATCAGGTTATACGCGAAGCACGCGGATTGAATTACGGTGATTACGCATATATCGAGAATTTCCCTAACGGCGGAAGGCGCTCAGTGCCGCCGCAGAATGTAAGCAGGAGCCAGCAGATATTCGAAATTTGGATTCGCCCCGTTCCCAACGAAACCCGTCACTTCACACTGCGTGCCGCACTCCGTGAATTTAAGAAGCTCGTGGATAACGGCATGACAGAAGATCAATTCAACCTGACAAAAAAATTCTTAAAGAATTATGTTCTCCATTACGCGCCGACTACAATGGAGAGGTTGGGGTATGCCATAGACGATAAGTTCTACAATGTCGATGGAAGTCATTTGGAGTTGTTCCGAAAAATGATGAGTGAATTGAAACATGAAGATGTGAATGCCGCGATTAAAAAACACTGGCAAACTAAAAACATACAGGTTGCGGTTATTACAAAAGACGCACAGTCATTTAAAAACGCTTTGATTAACGATGTGGTAAGTCCGATTACTTATAAGACTCCGAAACCGGAATCGGTTCTCGCGGAAGATAAAGAGATCGGTTCTTTTCCGATAAAGGTTAAGCCGAATCAGGTTAAAATAAAAAAGGTTGAGAACCTATTCGTTAAATAA
- a CDS encoding HAMP domain-containing histidine kinase has protein sequence MAKNRSRLTVAILDLAFLCFAAIALHHLYQKPFLPEHYAENYPSVINGISVLNDEEAEFILSNLHPGDEIVIENNIKGTRNKVQLEYYYPRAFIIFDGIIIVLIFVVGAFVYYRKPEDRSSLVFHLASTALATDIVGAKTLYTINPSWIGYPAAVIFFLAYTIVPVYFLHFTFVFPSTRWKSYKKIIGLLYTVGTAIALIHASKYLQAARAQSVELYRETSSISMIQNGFVFLLLLLGILNFIYSYQKAESQSDKKKIRWILYGLSIGPSPFVFFWALPIALGYSPIISEILFKIFVLFIPITFATSILKYHAMNIDLIINRSSVYLIVIGIGLVTYIGIVAIIAKIVTVFTVQTSLIVSTITATMIALSFEPIRRRVQLIVDRLFFRVEYDFRQAELQFIDDIKKCVNIQNLATLLITKIDDLLQTERIGFFRYGDGKHLLLLAHHNFDLLEKHSLRIDTEKLGIRLDLPIAVKNKIEAGILHETPDENIFLRWGIVLVFPLISEQKEVIGFLSLGQKKSGLRYSREDIDLLNSIVVQSTLTIERIELQQKLLIEQAETQRLEELSKLKSYFVSSVSHDLKTPLTSIKMFAELLRNGKNISKSDTQEYLEIIEGESERLTRLINNVLDFSRIERGVKEYHFTEIELNSLIKHVLKIMHYQFKIDKCTVHTDLCGMDCYLNADKDAVTEALINLVTNSIKYSYDIKEITISTYRKNGSVALEVKDRGIGISDEDIAHILKPFYRAKERKTLGAGGTGLGLAIVKHIMDAHNGKIEIQSSPGTGSVFTLLFPLSMEE, from the coding sequence ATGGCAAAGAATCGATCACGACTGACGGTAGCAATTCTAGATTTGGCATTCCTCTGCTTTGCAGCGATAGCACTGCACCATTTATATCAAAAACCTTTTTTACCTGAACATTATGCAGAAAATTATCCATCGGTAATCAACGGTATTAGCGTGTTGAACGACGAGGAGGCAGAATTCATACTCAGCAATCTACATCCGGGAGATGAGATTGTTATTGAAAATAATATAAAAGGTACGCGGAACAAAGTACAACTTGAATATTATTATCCGCGAGCATTTATTATATTTGATGGAATAATTATAGTTTTAATCTTCGTTGTCGGAGCTTTTGTTTATTATCGAAAACCGGAAGACAGATCTTCGCTGGTCTTTCATTTAGCTTCAACCGCACTTGCAACCGATATAGTTGGGGCGAAAACACTTTACACAATCAACCCTTCGTGGATAGGATATCCTGCCGCCGTAATATTCTTTCTCGCTTATACCATCGTTCCGGTTTACTTTTTGCATTTCACATTTGTTTTTCCTTCCACGAGATGGAAGAGTTATAAAAAAATAATCGGCTTGCTTTATACAGTCGGAACGGCTATCGCACTTATACATGCTTCAAAATACCTTCAGGCGGCAAGGGCACAATCAGTTGAGCTTTACCGCGAGACCTCATCGATCTCTATGATTCAAAACGGCTTCGTATTTTTGTTGCTCCTCTTGGGAATACTCAATTTTATTTATTCATATCAAAAAGCGGAATCTCAATCGGATAAGAAAAAAATCAGATGGATACTTTACGGTCTTTCTATAGGTCCCTCTCCTTTCGTTTTCTTCTGGGCTTTACCGATCGCCCTGGGATATTCTCCGATCATATCCGAAATTCTTTTTAAAATTTTTGTACTATTCATCCCGATCACTTTTGCCACCTCGATTTTGAAGTATCACGCGATGAACATCGATCTAATTATCAACCGCAGTTCCGTATATCTTATAGTGATCGGTATCGGGCTGGTCACATACATCGGAATCGTCGCTATTATCGCCAAAATTGTTACCGTGTTTACGGTGCAAACATCTTTAATTGTCTCAACAATTACCGCTACGATGATCGCATTATCGTTTGAACCGATCAGGCGCCGGGTTCAATTAATCGTCGACAGATTATTTTTCCGTGTTGAATATGATTTCAGGCAGGCGGAACTGCAATTTATAGATGATATAAAAAAATGCGTGAATATTCAGAATCTTGCTACGCTGTTAATAACCAAAATTGACGATCTTTTGCAGACTGAACGGATCGGGTTTTTCCGTTACGGTGACGGTAAACATTTGTTGCTCCTCGCGCATCATAATTTTGATCTTTTAGAAAAGCACAGTCTCCGTATCGACACCGAAAAATTGGGGATTCGGCTCGATCTTCCGATTGCGGTGAAAAATAAAATAGAAGCCGGTATTTTGCACGAAACACCTGATGAGAATATATTTCTTCGCTGGGGAATAGTGCTTGTTTTTCCGTTGATATCAGAACAAAAAGAGGTCATAGGTTTTCTTTCACTGGGTCAAAAAAAATCGGGATTACGTTATTCACGCGAAGATATTGACCTGCTGAATTCTATCGTAGTCCAATCTACATTGACAATCGAGCGCATTGAACTTCAACAAAAGTTATTAATTGAACAAGCCGAAACTCAACGCTTGGAAGAATTGAGCAAACTGAAATCTTACTTTGTATCGAGTGTTTCGCATGATCTGAAAACTCCTCTTACATCCATAAAAATGTTTGCCGAACTTCTTAGAAACGGTAAAAATATTTCTAAGTCGGACACTCAAGAATATTTAGAAATAATCGAAGGCGAGAGCGAGCGACTGACAAGATTGATAAACAACGTTCTAGATTTCTCTAGGATAGAGCGGGGTGTAAAAGAATATCATTTTACCGAAATCGAATTAAATTCACTCATAAAACATGTATTGAAGATAATGCATTATCAATTTAAGATCGATAAATGCACAGTGCACACTGACCTCTGCGGCATGGATTGCTATCTCAACGCCGATAAAGATGCGGTTACGGAAGCGCTCATAAATCTGGTCACGAACTCAATAAAATATTCATACGACATAAAAGAAATCACAATATCAACATACAGAAAAAACGGTTCGGTGGCTCTCGAGGTGAAAGACAGGGGAATCGGAATTTCTGATGAAGATATTGCTCATATTCTAAAACCTTTTTACAGGGCAAAAGAAAGAAAAACTCTCGGCGCCGGCGGCACCGGGTTAGGATTGGCAATTGTAAAACATATAATGGATGCTCACAACGGTAAAATAGAAATTCAAAGCTCCCCTGGCACAGGAAGCGTTTTTACATTATTATTTCCACTCAGCATGGAGGAATAA
- a CDS encoding response regulator transcription factor → MKKILVVEDDPAILIGLEAALRDEHYEVITATDGEKCHRIVKQEKLDLIILDIMLPKKHGFEVCRDLRKEGFDTPILILTSKKEEVDKILGFELGADDYVTKPFSIRELQARIKALLRRKGEIKKDIEEFTFGSVHIDFKKQEAFKGEIRIKFSTKEMEVLKYLILREGEVVTREMLLEEVWGYDNFPTTRTVDNYILSLRKKIEDLPNEPKHLITVHTAGYKFIR, encoded by the coding sequence ATGAAAAAAATATTAGTGGTTGAAGACGATCCGGCAATTTTAATCGGACTGGAAGCGGCTCTGCGAGATGAACATTATGAAGTAATCACAGCCACCGACGGAGAAAAATGTCACAGAATAGTTAAACAGGAAAAACTCGACTTGATTATTCTGGATATCATGTTACCAAAAAAACACGGTTTCGAAGTTTGCCGCGATTTACGGAAAGAAGGATTCGACACTCCGATCCTGATTCTTACAAGCAAGAAAGAAGAAGTGGATAAAATATTGGGATTTGAATTAGGTGCCGATGATTACGTTACAAAACCGTTCAGTATCCGGGAGCTACAAGCCAGAATCAAAGCCCTCCTGCGGAGGAAAGGAGAAATAAAAAAGGATATCGAAGAATTTACATTCGGTTCCGTTCACATCGACTTTAAAAAACAAGAAGCATTCAAAGGTGAAATACGGATAAAATTTTCAACCAAAGAGATGGAAGTCTTAAAATATTTGATACTGCGTGAAGGTGAAGTTGTAACCCGTGAAATGCTTCTGGAAGAAGTGTGGGGATACGATAATTTTCCCACTACCCGCACAGTGGATAATTACATACTTTCATTGAGAAAAAAAATTGAAGATTTGCCGAACGAGCCGAAACACTTGATTACAGTGCATACGGCAGGATATAAGTTTATCAGATAA